The following coding sequences are from one Leptolyngbyaceae cyanobacterium window:
- a CDS encoding class I SAM-dependent methyltransferase: protein MILRPHERTKLDETDDTQFYSFPRFVTHVDDKFIQQLTDLYRQRLQPNTRIFDMMSSWVSHLPEEIEFAHVEGHGLNEEELVRNPRFARYFVQDLNKNPKLPLPDRDFDAVLNCVSIQYLQYPDAIFSEIHRILKPGGIAIISFSNRMFYQKAITAWREGSELSRIELVRSYFESVAGFNQPEVIINAPTLPSFLQWMGAGSDPFYAVIGQRADN from the coding sequence ATGATTCTGCGACCCCATGAACGAACGAAATTAGACGAAACGGACGATACGCAATTTTATTCATTTCCCCGTTTCGTGACTCATGTAGATGACAAGTTCATTCAACAATTAACCGATTTATATCGCCAACGACTCCAGCCGAATACGCGCATTTTCGATATGATGAGCAGTTGGGTTTCTCATCTACCAGAAGAAATAGAATTCGCTCATGTGGAAGGACACGGCTTGAACGAAGAAGAGTTGGTGAGAAATCCCCGCTTCGCTCGTTATTTTGTTCAAGATTTGAATAAAAATCCCAAGTTACCTTTACCCGATCGCGATTTTGACGCCGTACTAAATTGCGTTTCCATTCAATATCTGCAATATCCCGATGCCATTTTTTCAGAAATTCATCGCATCCTAAAACCAGGTGGGATTGCTATTATCAGTTTTTCCAATCGAATGTTTTATCAAAAAGCCATTACTGCTTGGCGAGAAGGTTCCGAACTCAGCCGCATCGAACTGGTCAGAAGTTATTTTGAATCTGTCGCAGGTTTTAACCAGCCAGAAGTAATTATTAACGCGCCTACTCTTCCCAGTTTTCTGCAATGGATGGGTGCTGGTAGCGATCCTTTTTATGCCGTAATTGGACAACGTGCTGATAATTAA
- a CDS encoding sugar kinase: protein MGKKGLFVGLLTLDFLYLTADYPSSNQKIVAADYALAAGGPATNAAVAFSYLGNQAKLLSILGNHPVTQLIRTDLESHHVTIRDLDPTHVEPPSVSSIIVTQNTGERAVISINAVKYQGHKDSVSSDIFYGVDIVLMDGHQIEVGQKIGELAKLNNIPVVVDGGSWKPGFDKLLPFVDYAVCSANFYPPGCQNSPEAIDYLLSVGIPHIAITNGEKPIQYMFEGKTGWIEVPKVKVVDTLGAGDVFHGAFCHYILQDSFPDALQAATKVASRSCQFFGTRQWMKMKDEV from the coding sequence ATGGGAAAAAAGGGATTATTTGTAGGTTTATTAACGTTAGACTTCTTGTATCTAACGGCTGATTATCCTAGTAGCAATCAAAAAATTGTAGCGGCTGATTATGCGTTGGCAGCAGGTGGCCCTGCAACTAATGCAGCAGTAGCATTCAGTTATTTAGGTAATCAAGCCAAGCTGTTAAGCATACTTGGAAATCACCCGGTTACTCAGTTAATCAGAACTGATTTGGAAAGCCATCATGTCACGATCCGAGACTTAGATCCTACTCATGTTGAACCACCTTCAGTATCTTCTATCATAGTCACTCAAAATACGGGAGAAAGGGCTGTGATTTCGATCAATGCGGTGAAATATCAGGGTCACAAAGATAGTGTTAGTTCAGACATTTTTTATGGGGTCGATATCGTGTTAATGGACGGTCACCAAATAGAAGTCGGTCAAAAAATCGGAGAATTAGCAAAATTAAATAATATTCCGGTAGTAGTAGATGGAGGTAGTTGGAAACCGGGATTTGATAAATTATTACCTTTCGTTGATTACGCTGTTTGTTCGGCTAACTTTTATCCACCGGGATGTCAAAATTCACCAGAGGCGATCGATTATTTGTTATCTGTTGGCATTCCTCACATTGCCATCACAAATGGGGAAAAACCTATTCAATATATGTTTGAGGGGAAAACAGGATGGATCGAAGTTCCAAAAGTGAAGGTGGTGGATACTCTGGGTGCTGGGGATGTTTTTCACGGTGCTTTCTGCCATTACATTTTGCAAGATAGTTTTCCGGATGCTTTGCAGGCAGCGACAAAAGTGGCTTCTCGTTCCTGCCAATTTTTTGGCACTCGTCAGTGGATGAAGATGAAGGATGAAGTGTAA
- a CDS encoding inositol monophosphatase family protein has protein sequence MTVLTYLGENQFDGLEETVAIVRSIAWGATDILRSYYRGEPHTGDLDIQEKKEGPVTAADIVVNHYILDNLQASFGMQEFGYLTEETYKFKSQGVMSEPLPQSWIWIVDPLDGTRDFIDKTGEYAVQIALTYEGSPVLAVVGWPEAEKLYFATKGGGTFVETRDGNVSPVKVSERNSLADLAIVVSRTHRDDRFNNLLEQLPCKNKKYVGSVGCKIVTIIEQQADIYISLSGKSAPKDWDMAAPELILTEAGGNFTYLDGSALKYNRGDVNQWGCLIASNGKCHQELLTQIQENLAEIDK, from the coding sequence GTGACGGTACTGACGTATTTGGGCGAAAACCAATTTGATGGACTAGAGGAGACTGTAGCGATCGTGCGTTCGATTGCTTGGGGGGCAACGGATATTTTGCGATCGTATTATCGAGGAGAACCCCATACTGGCGATTTGGATATCCAAGAGAAAAAAGAAGGGCCAGTCACCGCCGCTGATATAGTAGTCAATCATTATATATTGGACAACTTACAGGCTTCTTTCGGTATGCAAGAGTTTGGCTATTTAACCGAAGAAACCTATAAATTTAAGTCTCAAGGAGTAATGTCAGAACCATTACCTCAATCTTGGATTTGGATCGTCGATCCTTTGGATGGTACGCGAGACTTTATCGATAAAACTGGAGAATATGCAGTTCAGATTGCTTTAACGTATGAAGGCAGTCCGGTGCTGGCAGTGGTAGGATGGCCAGAAGCAGAAAAGTTGTATTTTGCCACTAAAGGTGGCGGTACGTTTGTGGAAACTCGCGACGGGAATGTAAGCCCAGTAAAGGTTTCAGAACGTAATTCATTGGCAGATTTAGCGATCGTAGTTAGCCGCACTCACAGAGACGATCGTTTTAACAATCTTTTGGAACAATTGCCTTGCAAAAATAAAAAATATGTGGGTAGCGTAGGCTGCAAAATCGTCACGATTATAGAACAACAAGCAGATATTTACATCTCTCTTTCGGGGAAATCAGCGCCAAAAGATTGGGATATGGCTGCACCGGAACTGATCCTCACCGAAGCTGGTGGCAACTTTACTTATTTAGATGGTTCTGCTTTGAAATACAATCGGGGAGATGTGAATCAGTGGGGTTGCTTGATTGCTAGTAACGGCAAATGCCACCAGGAATTACTAACTCAAATTCAAGAAAATTTAGCAGAAATAGACAAGTAA
- a CDS encoding glycosyltransferase family 87 protein, which yields MLVYLIYAVLILLTVGLNTKILSSKKQDTNLWITYGLPALVMAIFSFAVSYSNFCGDFNKSYYPAGRLILENPANLYEWGRGLGFVNIPIFALFFIPISFLNKLAAQIIFTLLGLLAIWWSGHLLVKLTKAAGWQKLAIWGLILINGPLHYSLKQGNSTHFVLLLLISAVFCMRDKREIWVGVLLAIAALIKIPLFLLAGYFTLRGRWRVLMGFVGALFAIVGTSILVFGLDLHIVWYQKCILAFTGKSIAAFNVQSVDGFLARLFGDAELKNWELLQMGVNFKVIRYLLFSLLFGSTLFVLWRSKQPNNYPIENLEFCIFICLGVVVSPISWTHYYLYLLLPIVLYLTNQIPIFSGQIWSKLVLISAGLVSLPVILIKIDNPLVKLLYSKILISHYFFGGILLMSVLLVARWQAAKPDRITLME from the coding sequence ATGCTAGTTTACCTCATCTATGCAGTTTTAATTTTACTAACAGTCGGTTTAAATACTAAAATTTTATCATCTAAAAAGCAAGATACAAACTTATGGATAACTTATGGTTTACCAGCCTTAGTAATGGCAATATTTTCTTTCGCTGTCTCTTATTCTAATTTTTGCGGTGATTTTAATAAATCATATTATCCAGCAGGTAGACTCATTCTAGAAAATCCAGCCAATTTATATGAATGGGGTAGAGGTTTGGGATTTGTCAATATTCCCATTTTTGCCTTATTTTTCATTCCTATTTCATTTTTAAACAAATTAGCTGCCCAAATTATCTTTACTTTACTAGGTTTGCTAGCGATTTGGTGGTCTGGCCATCTATTAGTTAAACTTACCAAAGCTGCTGGATGGCAAAAGCTAGCGATTTGGGGATTAATTTTAATTAATGGGCCTTTACATTACAGCCTCAAACAGGGAAATTCTACCCATTTCGTACTTTTATTGCTCATTTCTGCGGTTTTTTGTATGCGGGATAAGCGAGAAATTTGGGTAGGAGTTTTACTTGCGATCGCAGCTTTAATCAAAATACCCCTCTTCCTGTTAGCCGGATATTTTACCCTGCGAGGACGTTGGCGAGTTTTGATGGGATTTGTTGGCGCATTATTCGCAATTGTTGGCACATCTATCCTTGTATTTGGTCTAGATTTACATATAGTTTGGTATCAAAAATGTATTTTAGCTTTTACTGGGAAATCAATCGCTGCTTTTAACGTTCAGTCAGTCGATGGTTTCTTAGCCCGTTTGTTTGGTGATGCCGAATTAAAAAATTGGGAATTATTACAAATGGGTGTAAATTTTAAAGTAATACGATATTTATTATTTTCATTATTATTTGGAAGCACGCTTTTCGTTTTATGGCGTTCCAAACAACCAAATAATTATCCAATAGAAAATTTAGAATTTTGCATTTTTATCTGTCTGGGTGTAGTCGTCAGCCCCATTTCTTGGACGCACTACTATTTATACTTATTGTTACCTATAGTGCTTTATTTGACTAATCAAATACCCATTTTTTCAGGGCAAATTTGGTCGAAGTTAGTATTGATAAGTGCTGGATTGGTATCCCTACCAGTCATCCTCATCAAGATAGATAACCCTCTAGTTAAATTGCTGTATTCAAAAATTTTAATTTCTCATTACTTTTTTGGTGGAATACTATTAATGTCGGTTTTGTTGGTGGCTAGATGGCAAGCTGCTAAACCCGATCGAATTACCTTAATGGAATAA